Within Coffea arabica cultivar ET-39 chromosome 4e, Coffea Arabica ET-39 HiFi, whole genome shotgun sequence, the genomic segment AGAGTTTTTGATTTCTTGGTAGCCAATTATCTTCTtcacatttataaataaaaaaatttctaaaaattatttagGTGTATCGTGATGGAATTTTATGATTGGCATATTAGAAATTACAAATTAACTTTTTGACTGAACAAGATTGTGTCTCATTGATAGGTTGTGAAACATTCATTAGTGCAAGATGAGGAATATCTAAGTCCTCAGTGTCAGACGACACTATTGTAAAGCTCCTTATGGGCCGTTGCTCAAGTTGTATAGTTTGTTTTGATATCAATACAATTACTGACGTttctaaaaaacaaaaaaaaagaaacattcgTATATCTTTTTTATGTCTCATCTGAAAGTATATTTCTGTGAACTTGTGCCATGTACAACACTGCTAGAACTATTTATCCATTCCAGCTTGTGatatattagtataaaataTTTTCTGCTTGTGGATCATTATCATATATGAAGCAGAGTTGGTTTCTGTAGCTTCTCTCTACATTACATGTTTTGAGCTGGAATTAAACAATGATGGCTAAAAGGTAatcctttcctttcttctttttctaccAAAATGCATAGTACAATTTTGGTATTGCAGAGTACATGAATGACATGGATAGGCATTTACTAGTGTCAAGAATGTATCCTTATGTATGAGAACAGTACAAACATTCAGTCCTCTTCTGTAGAGAAACATTCTGATAAACTACTGCATGAGGCCTCAAGAAGGTAAATTATCCTATTCTGGAATTCGAGATGGTTTTGGTTTCCAATCAGGTTTTTCATCCCAATAGATGTCATAAGAAATTACCTGAGTATAATTCACACAACACCATATACTTGTATAAGCAGTCACACGTTTCCTGAAATTTTCTTCCATTGATTTGTCAGTGAAGCCTCTGAAGGCATCTTGCATGGATGAAAATTGAACGACTTTAACATCTTTGAATGAAGAGAAGACAGTCTTGTATGTTTCTTCTGAACTGTTCTTGGGAACTTTGAGCACTCCTGTTTGACTTGTAGCATTTGAAACTTGACAATCTTCTGATCCCTCTTGACAAAGGCTTACAACGAGTCGTGATTCTTTCACCTTCTGAGGCATTAATGGATTCTCAAAGAAAGAATGCTCCCTAATTCTGATCGGTTGTCCATATTCATCTTCTTGCAATTCCATGAGCATGACATTAACTTGAAATACATAATCCAAAGGACATACATATGGTTGTCTCATCACATTACCTGTCCAATCCTGAGGATTCATTAACCAACCGCTATCAATCCTGCACCATATTGGAGGCATGACCAATGTACGATTCAGCAACAAAGCAATAGCAAGTGCAGTCCTTATCTGTTTTATTTGGTAATTTACAAGAGCAAAATGTGACTCAATACTATGCTTTCCATCTAGTAACAAGCTCTTGGGGATGGAAAGCTTAAATGTCAAGAACCCTCCTGGCACGTCAAAATAACTTGGCGGATCATAAAAAACTGTTGCCTCTCGTAGCCTATGACGTTTTCCTTCAGTACCAGAAAATTGGAATGTGGTATGGACAGCATAAGGCTCTAGTCTTAGTTGTTGATACATTGCCTGGATAAAATATGTATGTCCACTGCAAAAAATACTCGCGGGGAGAAAGCCGAGCTTGAGGTTTCCATCATAAGCATAAACAAGTCCACTCTCTCCATCAACAGATGGGCCCAATTGTTGGCGAACAAGAACATTGA encodes:
- the LOC113740733 gene encoding arabinosyltransferase XEG113-like produces the protein MEIHFQLQKVMANLKVIFVLIYVIVVVGIFKYSSYFLSALYTSSSSSSSFVFSSTPGLNKALNSSHLTTENVMLAANPRPHNKLVKPVWEIPSTGSKMPPLKTFRLSKKLVQQRVKDNIVIVTYANYAFMDFVITWVKHLTDLGVENLLVGALDTKLLEALYWKGIPVFDMGSKMSIDDFGWGSENFHKMGREKAILIDTILAFGFELLMCDVDAIWLRNPLPYLARFPEADILTSTDQLVPTVVDDRLEIWKEVGADYNIGMFLWRPSSSSKKLAKEWKEMLEANETIWDQYGFNVLVRQQLGPSVDGESGLVYAYDGNLKLGFLPASIFCSGHTYFIQAMYQQLRLEPYAVHTTFQFSGTEGKRHRLREATVFYDPPSYFDVPGGFLTFKLSIPKSLLLDGKHSIESHFALVNYQIKQIRTALAIALLLNRTLVMPPIWCRIDSGWLMNPQDWTGNVMRQPYVCPLDYVFQVNVMLMELQEDEYGQPIRIREHSFFENPLMPQKVKESRLVVSLCQEGSEDCQVSNATSQTGVLKVPKNSSEETYKTVFSSFKDVKVVQFSSMQDAFRGFTDKSMEENFRKRVTAYTSIWCCVNYTQVISYDIYWDEKPDWKPKPSRIPE